The following is a genomic window from Candidatus Poribacteria bacterium.
TGGATGTATCCCGTTGTGGATGGGGCGACGGCACTATGGACGCATTATCCGTAAGGTTTTTGGCATTGGGCAACGCCGAGGTGAAACCGCGCCTGATGACTCTCGTGAACCGATGCGTTATCGCACTGCTGCGGGGTTATTTACCGTCGGGATGCTATTTCTCTTCTTCTTTTGTCATCAGATGGGAATGACGTTCTGGGCAATCGGGCTATTCTTTCTGTTTTACTTTCCGTTAGTTATCGGTATCACGCGTATCCGTGCCGAGATTGGACCGCCGCTCCATCAACTCATTTTTGTTGATCCCGGGCGGACAATGGTGCTTGCCCTCGGAACACGCCGACTCGGTGCAGGTAATCTGACAGGACTAACGTTCCTTTATCCGTTTGTCCGCTGTTTCCGTGCACATCCGACACCCAGCGAATTAGAGGCATTTCGCTTGGCAGAGCGGAGTCGTATCGGATACCGTCAATTGCTTATCGGGATGATATTGGCGATTGTGTTCGGCATCCTGATAACGTTCTGGGCGTACCTGCACGTTCTTTACGATATGGGAGCGGGGAGCAAGGCGCGCGGCTGGATCGTCTATATGGGATGGGAGACGTTCAACCGCTTACAGACATGGCTTGTCAGTCCACGAGAAACGAGTGTGCCGGAACTCAGCGTTATCGGTAGCAGTTTTCTGTTCACGATATTCTTGATGATTATGAAGATTCGATTTCTATGGTGGCCCCTGCATCCGGGCGGTTATGTGCTCGTGAGCGGGACAGGGATGGGTGGCTTATGGTTTCCGATTTTCCTCAGTTGGTTGGCGAAGGCAACCCTACTAAAGATTGGTGGTGTGAAACTTTATCGGCAAGCCGTGCCGTTCTTTTTGGGATTGATCTTGGGGGATTATACGCTTGGATGTGTCTGGAGCCTCATCGGATTGGTGCTGCAAATGCCGACTTATATCGTGTGGCATTGATGTAAGATGCTTGACATTCAGCCCGAATTTGTGCTAAAATTCAGAAAACGAAGGAGAAAGAAAAAATGGAACATACAACCCGAATTGAACTCGAAAATCTGAAAGATCTGCATTTCGCAGAAGCAGGCATTATTAACTCCGAAGATGTGCGACGACTCACTATCGAAAATGCTCTTGTTGATACTGGAGCAACAGGGCTCTGCCTTCCCGGATCGCTTGTTCAGCAGCTCGGGCTTACCCCGCTCCGAAATATCCGCGTGCAAACTGCAAATGGGCCTGCGGAGCGCACCTTTTATTCAGAAGTGAAATACACCGTCTTGGAACGGAGCCACTCCATCCAGGTAACGGACCTTCCTGAGGATGCTCCGGTCCTCGTTGGGCACATGATCCTGGAAGCTCTTGACCTCTGTGTTGACATAAAAAACGGATTGATTCACAATCCAGCACACGGCGGCGCGTGGACGATAAAAATCCTCTGAATTTCCGAAAAAAGACAACGCTAAAGGAGAGCGAAGAATGGCTCACGTTTGGAGAAAAAAATACAAAAACGGCAGTAGAATCCTGGATAAGTTCTACACGAAACAGGAAGTCGTCAAAAGGTGTTTAGATGAAGTAAATAAATTACCCTACATATATGATTGCGTCATAGAACCCTCTGCGGGGAATGGTGCTTTTTACAAAAATATCGAACATGACACCAAAATAGGAATCGATATTGATCCGCAACATGATGAGATTATTAAAGGTGACTGGTTCAATTACAACATTAGTGAAATATACGAGCGCGTATTGGTTATAGGGAATCCGCCGTTTGGTCAATATCAAAAACTATCTTCAAAATTTATATCTCATGCCCTCTCATTTAGTAATGTCCAAACAATTGCTTTTATTTTACCAGATGTTTATAGAAAACATACACGGCAAAAAATATTGCCTTATGATTGGCGAATAGTCTCCATCACTGAATTAGGAAGGGATTGTTTTACATTAGAAGGGGAGGCATATCATGTGCCTGCAAGTTTCTTCATTTTTGATAAATCAGAGGGAAAAGATTTAAGGATTAATCCGAATGCCTATACAGAAACTGATGATTTTAAATTTTCCAATAAAGACGATTTTGACATATTTGTATTCGGTGCTTCTCCAAAAAGAATTACAAAAACGCCGACACCAAACAATAGAGGCTACTTCCTTAAGTCAAAAATTCCAGTAGAAGATTTAATATCCAGAATCAAAGCAGTTGATTGGAATGGAAATTCTTGTGCAAACGGCGGCGTATATTGGCTAACAAAATTTGAATTTTTGGAACAATATATAAAATGCCACGAGCCAAATAGAACTGAAGAAAGTCAGGGGAACTTATTTGATCTCCTTTAGCACAAATGTGCCAAGAAAAACTGCCTACATCTTCACCATAAAATGCCATGAACCGGATAGAACTAAAGAAAACGATACGTGCCATCTTAGACAGCATAGATAAAAGTAGAAGACTAAAGGATAGTGTAGAAAGGGTTAAGGATGAATTAATTGACTTAACCTTTGAACAAGAAATCTCTGAACAAGACTTTTACAAAATCAGTAGTGTGCTGACACCCCAATCAAGAAGTCCTCTGTGGCAAAACTATTTCATCAAAAAGCATGGTTGTGAAAAGGTTAGTAAAGATGAAAATAGAGGGGATTTTAAAAAGAATAGCAGATACTATGAGTATAAATGCTTTGGTTACAATCAAGGTAATGCTGTTAATATTGTTCAGATTAGACCTTGGCAGGATTGCGATTACATCATTCAGTCAATCTCTGATGATGGGGCGACCACATTTGTTTTAACACACGCAGAAATGGAATTAGAAAGGAAAAGGTTGAAAGCCTCTCGCGCACATGGAACTCAAGCTTTAGTAAATAATGAAAATATAGAATACAGAATGACTCTAAAAAGAGATTCTGCGGATTGGGATAGATGGATTAACAATTATTGCAAAGAAGGTGATATTTTTCAGTCGTGAAACAGAACGAAAGAAAAAGATCGAGGTATTACGAATATTTTGACCGCATAGTTTTTCTACAGAAATGCTGTCCGCTGGACTATAGAAGAAGTCTAACCGCTTACAAACCCTTTTTTGTCTCCTGTCCCTTATACTGCAACTGATACAACCGATAATAGATACCTTCCTGTTGCAACAACTCGTTGTGCGTGCCGGTCTCCCGGATTTCGCCGCGGTGCATCACGATAATCCTATCCGCATTTTGAATCGTCGAGAGCCGGTGCGCGATGACAACAGATGTTCGATCTTCCATCAGACGTTTCAACGCGTCCTCAATCAGGATTTCGGTTTCGGTGTCAACGCTTGAAGTGGCTTCGTCAAGGATAAGTACACTTGGATCCGAGGCTAACGCACGCGCGAAGGCAACCAGCTGCTTCTGCCCAACCGATAACCCCGCCCCATCTTCTTTAATCTCCGTTCCGTAGAGATCGGGCATCTTCTGGATAAACCTATCCAAATGTACATTCTTTGATGCATTCGCCACCTGCTCCGGTGAAATTGACGGATCCCCCAGCGTGATATTCCGCTCAATTGAATCTGAAAAAAGGAAGATGTTCTGTTGCACAATGCTGATGGCACTCCGCAGATCCTCTAAGTTCATCTCACGGATATCGACACCATCAATCAGGATTTGCCCTTTATTGATCTCATAGAACCTACAGAGCAGGTTGATGATAGAGGTTTTCCCTGCACCCGTATGCCCTACGAGCGCAACCTTCTCGCCCGGTTTCACCTTGAACGATACATCCCGTAGAACGTAATCCTCGTCGTTGTAGGCAAACCAGACATTTCGGAACTCAATCTCGCCTTTCAGACCTTGGGTACCTTTTTTAGGGGCGGTAGAAATGATAGTCGGTTGTGTATCAAGGAGTTGAAAAATCCGTTCCGAGGATGCCATCGCGTTTTGGAAGATGGTATATTTTTCGCTCAGCTCGCGGATGGGCCAGAAGAACTGTTGCGCGTAGCCCATGAACATCACCAGTACACCAAAGGTCAGCGCGTTTTGTATAATTTGCCCGCCGCCATACCAGATAATCACGGCTGTTGCGAGCGATGCCGTTACCTCTATCAGCGGGTGAAAGATCGAAAAATAGAAAATGCTCTTCAGGTTGGCAGCGAGGTATCTCCGGTTACGCTCGTTGAAGCGGAGATGGCTCCGTCGTTCTTGTGCGAACAGCTTCATGGTTGTCATACCGACGATGTTTTCTTGTAGAAAAGCATTGATTCGCGCAAGCTGCTTACGTTGTTCTCGGAAGGCGCGACGCGAATAGATCTGGTAGACAAGCGTCGCGCCGAAGATGATTGGGATTACTGCGAACGTCACGAGAGCAAGCTTCCAATTATAGAGAAGCATCACCACGACAATCCCGATGATACGGAGCAGATTCGCAAAGATCGTAATCACACCGGAGGCAAAGAGTTCGTTGAGGACTTGAACATCTCCCATAACACGGGTCATCAACCTACCGACCGGATTTTTATCAAAAAACTGTACGTCCAAGCGTTGTAAATGCGAAAAAAGTGTCTGACGGAGATCGTGCATTACATGTTGTCCGATCATCTGTGTGCGATACTCTTCAAAGTAACCAAACACAAACACACTAATCAATGCCAACACGTAAAGAATAGCGATTGTACTTAATCCTTCTGATATACCGGGGTTAATATACTCGTCAATCGCAAGCTGCATCAGAAACGGGCCCGCCAATTGCGACAGCGCACTCCCCACCATAAGAAATCCGATGATGAACAGCTGGAATTTGTAAGGTTTGAGGTACGCCAGAAGGCGTTTCATCAACACTCGGTCATAGACTTTTCCGAGGTCTTGCTCCTCATCGCTATATTCGTATAGGTCGCTTCCCATGCCAAACACAGGTGGATTCCTCCTTCGATAATACGTCGTCGCTCTGCGCGTTTACACAGCATACCGATAGCTGCGCAGATTACAGTTTTTCAAGTTCCTCTTGTAAAAGTTGTGTTTCATAGATACCGGCATAAATCCCGTTCTGGTCAAGCAGTTGTTCGTGTGTGCCGGTTTCAACAATGCTGCCCTCATCAAGAACAACGATGTGATCAGCACCCTTGACGGTAGAGATACGGTGTGAAATGAGGATTGTCGTGCGATTCTTCATAATTTCGGCAAGCCGACTGAGAATCGTGTCTTCTGTTTGGGTATCCACATTTGCGAATGCGTCATCAAGAATCAGAATTTTCGGTTTAATGATGATTGCGCGGGCAAGTGCGGTCCGTTGACGTTGTCCCCCTGAAATTGTCATGCCACGTTCGCCGAGGAAAGTTTCTAATCCGTTGGGAAATTCCTCAATTTGTTCGAGGAGGTCCGCGGTATGCGCCGCGGCTTTCACCTGCTCCTCCTCTGGTGTTTCGAGACCGTAGGCGATATTGTTTCGCAAATAGTCAGAAAAAAGAAACGGTTCCTGCTCGACGACTCCGATGTTGGATCGGAGAACTCTTAGCGGTATATCCTGAATGTCTACGCCATCCACAAAAACGGTGCCACGTTCTGCTTGACGGATGCGTGGAATCAGATTGACAAGTGTGGATTTCCCTGACCCCGTTCCACCGACAATTGCGAGCGTCTTACCGCGTTCAATTTTGAGGTTAATGTCCTTAAGCACGGGCGTTCCGTCGGGATAAGCAAAATTAAGGTGTCTAAATTCGATCTCACCTTCAATATCCCTGATACCCCATTTCACCTGTTCATCATCAAAGATTTCTGGTTTTTCATCAAGGATGGCTTGGATTCGCCCCATAGACGCTGCACCGCGTTCAAAAGTGTTGACGATAAAGCCGAGAGTAATCATCGGACGGATGAGCATCATGAGGTAGGCGTTAAACGCGACGAAATCCCCGAGCGACATTTCGCCGC
Proteins encoded in this region:
- a CDS encoding ABC transporter ATP-binding protein; this encodes MFSFFLVLVTNVLLLISPEILQTVVDELELAWRSAYDPTYVGPSFTISPERILFFALLIFGVALVAGILRFIQRRTIQGVARQMEFHLRADFFLHLQKLSAAYYDNVRTGDLMTRATSDLNAIRMVLSSAIMYTADAIVFFGLALVIMLRISPTLTFVALLPYPVLALLIRFLGKRLHAHYERIQESFSTLNTKVQENLSGVRVVKAYTLEASEIEHFQELNQEFVDRNHQQIRLMTFFFPIFRCLPGIGIVVLLWMGGLHVIGGEMSLGDFVAFNAYLMMLIRPMITLGFIVNTFERGAASMGRIQAILDEKPEIFDDEQVKWGIRDIEGEIEFRHLNFAYPDGTPVLKDINLKIERGKTLAIVGGTGSGKSTLVNLIPRIRQAERGTVFVDGVDIQDIPLRVLRSNIGVVEQEPFLFSDYLRNNIAYGLETPEEEQVKAAAHTADLLEQIEEFPNGLETFLGERGMTISGGQRQRTALARAIIIKPKILILDDAFANVDTQTEDTILSRLAEIMKNRTTILISHRISTVKGADHIVVLDEGSIVETGTHEQLLDQNGIYAGIYETQLLQEELEKL
- a CDS encoding aspartyl protease family protein, with the protein product MEHTTRIELENLKDLHFAEAGIINSEDVRRLTIENALVDTGATGLCLPGSLVQQLGLTPLRNIRVQTANGPAERTFYSEVKYTVLERSHSIQVTDLPEDAPVLVGHMILEALDLCVDIKNGLIHNPAHGGAWTIKIL
- a CDS encoding ABC transporter ATP-binding protein, with protein sequence MGSDLYEYSDEEQDLGKVYDRVLMKRLLAYLKPYKFQLFIIGFLMVGSALSQLAGPFLMQLAIDEYINPGISEGLSTIAILYVLALISVFVFGYFEEYRTQMIGQHVMHDLRQTLFSHLQRLDVQFFDKNPVGRLMTRVMGDVQVLNELFASGVITIFANLLRIIGIVVVMLLYNWKLALVTFAVIPIIFGATLVYQIYSRRAFREQRKQLARINAFLQENIVGMTTMKLFAQERRSHLRFNERNRRYLAANLKSIFYFSIFHPLIEVTASLATAVIIWYGGGQIIQNALTFGVLVMFMGYAQQFFWPIRELSEKYTIFQNAMASSERIFQLLDTQPTIISTAPKKGTQGLKGEIEFRNVWFAYNDEDYVLRDVSFKVKPGEKVALVGHTGAGKTSIINLLCRFYEINKGQILIDGVDIREMNLEDLRSAISIVQQNIFLFSDSIERNITLGDPSISPEQVANASKNVHLDRFIQKMPDLYGTEIKEDGAGLSVGQKQLVAFARALASDPSVLILDEATSSVDTETEILIEDALKRLMEDRTSVVIAHRLSTIQNADRIIVMHRGEIRETGTHNELLQQEGIYYRLYQLQYKGQETKKGL